A part of Streptomyces sp. NBC_01210 genomic DNA contains:
- a CDS encoding DUF6296 family protein, with translation MEYPERYELIFQASAVEDDVVIVRRTERAGAGGYPIYEDETGIVRAEISDRGEVRMVASGGHQAPGTPTARALG, from the coding sequence ATGGAGTACCCGGAAAGGTACGAGCTGATATTTCAGGCGTCCGCCGTGGAGGACGACGTTGTGATCGTCCGGCGCACCGAGAGAGCGGGAGCGGGCGGATACCCGATCTACGAGGACGAGACGGGGATCGTGCGCGCCGAGATCAGCGACCGAGGAGAGGTACGGATGGTGGCCAGTGGAGGACATCAAGCGCCGGGGACTCCGACGGCGCGGGCACTCGGCTGA
- a CDS encoding DUF2867 domain-containing protein, whose translation MRTVRNVHERIVQASPEVVGALLDRLSSQDDPLSPSPVWPPILFDGPLAAGANGGHGFIRYSVSAYDPGRGIRFDFAPPSNGFHALAVEPLDGDRCRVRHVLEQEQGLRSWLLWTLVIRPMHDTMIEELIDNIERAASPSGLRSPYRWSRRARLMRRMIWDRPTSTGVPREAELAHQAFAAPDFADAWQLPLNPGMPRDPEAWRDVLPYAVRATASNELLLGEDASHLDFRASVLIADDKVTLTTVVKTHNRRGRLYFAVVRRLHPFMSRLMLRRAHRRLAFAAPPASARTAPAR comes from the coding sequence ATGCGCACGGTACGAAACGTCCACGAACGCATAGTCCAGGCCTCACCGGAGGTGGTCGGCGCCCTGCTCGACCGCCTCTCCTCCCAGGACGATCCGCTCAGCCCGAGCCCCGTCTGGCCGCCGATCCTCTTCGACGGCCCGCTCGCTGCCGGCGCGAACGGCGGTCACGGCTTCATCCGCTACTCGGTGAGCGCGTACGACCCCGGCCGTGGCATCCGTTTCGACTTCGCACCGCCGTCCAACGGCTTCCACGCCCTCGCCGTAGAACCACTGGACGGGGACCGCTGCCGCGTCCGCCACGTGCTCGAACAGGAGCAGGGCCTCAGATCATGGCTGCTCTGGACCCTGGTGATCCGCCCGATGCACGACACGATGATCGAGGAGCTCATCGACAACATCGAGCGCGCCGCGTCCCCGTCCGGCCTGCGCAGCCCGTACCGCTGGTCCCGCCGAGCACGTCTGATGCGCCGCATGATCTGGGACCGTCCGACCTCGACGGGTGTGCCGCGTGAGGCCGAGCTGGCCCACCAGGCCTTCGCAGCCCCGGACTTCGCGGATGCCTGGCAACTCCCACTGAACCCGGGCATGCCCCGCGACCCCGAAGCCTGGCGCGACGTCCTCCCCTATGCGGTCCGGGCGACTGCGTCGAACGAGCTCCTGCTGGGCGAGGACGCGAGCCACTTGGACTTCCGCGCCTCGGTCCTGATCGCCGACGACAAAGTCACGCTCACCACGGTGGTGAAGACCCACAACAGGCGTGGCAGGCTCTACTTCGCGGTGGTCCGCCGCCTCCACCCGTTCATGTCCCGCCTGATGCTCCGCCGCGCTCACCGCCGCCTGGCTTTCGCGGCGCCGCCGGCCTCGGCACGGACGGCGCCGGCGAGGTGA
- a CDS encoding DUF2079 domain-containing protein, with the protein MEGTVMQAPPAGTATRPPQQSDFDNQAEAKPSRRSHSQVEWWIWVLAGALFFAYMALSLRIHQRMLSNSYDLGIFEQVVRSYADGHLPVSELKAPDFPVLGDHFSPILALVAPLYWLWRSPNALLVVQAALIAASVVPLAVWARRELGSTAAAVIGICYGISWGLASGVGFDFHEVAFAVPLLAFSLTALGSDRLRAAAYWALPLLLVKEDLGLTVAVIGLVIAWRGDRKLGIITAAAGLAGSLLALLVFLPAANPSGSFAYWYWLDSPGGSEGGLTDLLYKNTIGLITPATKISTFVLLLAPTLFLALRSPLLWIALPTLLWRFASGNTFHWGTGYHYSLVLMPIVFAAFLDALIRRRSSASSLRRYLAGSAAISLLILPQFPLWQLVQPATWRTDPRVAVAHRLMDQIPDGATVQASNQLVPQLTNRTSVSLYGWRDSRPNPQWIIVDTWVPRDKRWPLNVIEEKMSLDRARAQGYRTVGDQNGFVLLNRTS; encoded by the coding sequence TTGGAAGGCACGGTCATGCAAGCACCCCCCGCCGGCACCGCCACGCGCCCACCGCAACAATCAGATTTCGACAATCAGGCGGAAGCGAAGCCGTCTCGCAGAAGTCACTCCCAAGTCGAATGGTGGATCTGGGTTCTGGCGGGGGCGCTGTTCTTCGCGTACATGGCATTGTCCCTGCGTATCCATCAACGGATGCTTTCCAACAGTTACGACCTGGGAATCTTTGAACAGGTCGTCCGCTCCTACGCGGATGGGCACCTACCCGTCTCCGAGCTGAAGGCACCGGACTTTCCCGTCCTGGGGGATCACTTCTCTCCCATTCTGGCTCTTGTGGCACCTCTCTACTGGCTGTGGCGATCGCCGAACGCCTTGCTTGTGGTGCAGGCGGCACTGATCGCCGCCAGTGTTGTGCCTCTGGCTGTCTGGGCACGCCGAGAGCTGGGCTCCACGGCCGCCGCGGTTATCGGCATCTGCTACGGCATCTCCTGGGGGCTCGCAAGTGGGGTCGGCTTTGACTTCCATGAAGTGGCCTTCGCCGTTCCCCTCCTCGCGTTTTCACTGACCGCTCTCGGGAGTGACCGACTGCGCGCCGCGGCGTATTGGGCTCTGCCCTTGCTGCTGGTGAAGGAGGACCTCGGGCTGACGGTGGCCGTGATCGGTCTCGTCATTGCTTGGCGCGGCGACCGCAAGCTCGGGATCATCACTGCTGCAGCCGGTCTGGCCGGCTCGCTGCTGGCGCTGCTGGTGTTTCTGCCGGCCGCCAATCCGAGTGGGTCATTTGCCTATTGGTACTGGCTGGACAGCCCGGGAGGCAGTGAAGGCGGGCTGACGGATCTGCTGTACAAAAACACGATCGGCCTCATCACCCCCGCGACCAAGATTTCGACTTTCGTGCTCCTGCTGGCCCCAACCCTGTTCCTGGCCTTGCGATCCCCGCTGCTGTGGATTGCACTGCCGACGCTGCTGTGGCGCTTCGCCTCAGGCAACACATTTCACTGGGGAACCGGCTACCACTATTCGCTGGTGCTGATGCCGATCGTCTTCGCAGCTTTCCTCGACGCCCTGATCCGACGGCGCTCAAGTGCAAGCAGTCTGCGCCGTTACCTCGCGGGCTCTGCAGCGATCAGCCTCTTGATTCTTCCGCAGTTTCCGTTGTGGCAGCTGGTCCAGCCGGCAACCTGGCGAACAGATCCCCGCGTCGCTGTGGCCCACAGACTGATGGACCAAATCCCCGACGGCGCCACGGTCCAGGCATCCAACCAACTGGTACCCCAGCTCACCAACCGTACGAGCGTCAGCCTCTACGGTTGGCGCGACAGCCGCCCCAATCCTCAGTGGATCATCGTAGACACCTGGGTGCCGCGGGATAAGCGATGGCCGCTGAATGTCATCGAGGAGAAAATGTCCCTGGACAGAGCCCGCGCTCAGGGATATCGCACCGTGGGTGACCAAAATGGCTTCGTACTGCTCAACCGCACGAGCTAG
- a CDS encoding response regulator, translating to MSGRVLVVDDNRVIRQLIRVNLELEGFEVVTAADGAECLDVVHRVCPDVVTLDVVMPRLDGLRTAARLRADPRTSHLPVAIISACTQYEVESGLTAGVDAFLAKPFEPSELVRLVRQLMRREGPPSVDGRHGAGRAGSARG from the coding sequence GTGTCCGGCCGGGTGCTCGTTGTCGACGACAACAGGGTCATACGGCAGCTGATCAGGGTCAACCTCGAGCTGGAGGGCTTCGAGGTCGTGACCGCGGCCGATGGTGCCGAGTGTCTGGATGTCGTGCATCGCGTCTGCCCCGATGTGGTCACCCTCGATGTCGTCATGCCCCGCCTCGACGGACTGCGCACCGCCGCCCGGCTTCGGGCCGATCCGCGGACCAGCCATCTGCCGGTCGCGATCATCAGTGCGTGCACGCAGTACGAGGTGGAGAGCGGGCTCACCGCCGGTGTGGACGCCTTTCTCGCGAAGCCCTTCGAGCCCTCCGAGTTGGTCCGTCTCGTACGGCAGTTGATGCGTCGGGAGGGTCCGCCGTCCGTCGACGGCAGGCATGGCGCCGGGCGGGCGGGAAGCGCACGGGGCTGA
- a CDS encoding DUF7144 family membrane protein, producing MTALYRKATAMTAMPNKAGPGHGGPGSETMNGASLFAGAMLMLSGPLSILMGASGIAQDTVFSSSSHYAYRFDLTAWGVIHLVVGVALVIAGLGVLTNKSWGRGAAAAAAGISLITQFMFVPYYPAWAIFVMTLDLMIVFALTRFHVGTSGGR from the coding sequence GTGACCGCGCTGTACAGGAAGGCGACGGCCATGACAGCGATGCCGAACAAGGCAGGGCCAGGGCACGGGGGGCCCGGCAGCGAAACGATGAACGGCGCGTCCCTGTTCGCCGGGGCCATGCTGATGCTCAGCGGGCCGCTCAGCATTCTTATGGGCGCATCCGGCATCGCACAGGACACCGTGTTCTCTTCCTCGTCCCACTACGCCTACCGGTTCGACCTAACCGCTTGGGGCGTGATTCACCTCGTGGTCGGAGTGGCGCTCGTCATTGCTGGCCTGGGAGTCTTGACAAACAAGAGCTGGGGTCGTGGGGCCGCCGCAGCAGCGGCAGGGATCAGCCTGATCACCCAGTTCATGTTCGTTCCGTACTACCCGGCGTGGGCCATCTTCGTGATGACACTCGACCTCATGATCGTCTTTGCGCTGACAAGGTTCCATGTCGGAACCAGCGGCGGTCGGTGA
- a CDS encoding DUF2079 domain-containing protein, with product MQALPTATLTGPPEHAAAEGVAAGGPADNDRSRVVWWMWVLTGALFSTYLLLSLRLHERLLSNSFDLAIFEQVVRSYAAGHLPVSEVRGPNFPILGDHFSPILALIAPFYWLWASPKVLLAVQAALIAVSVLPLTLWARRALGSGAAAVIGICYGVSWGIASGVGFDFHEVAFAVPLVVCSLTALANDRLRQAAYWALPLLLVKEDLGLTVAVIGVLIVRSGDRRLGITTAAIGLGGTLLEVLVILPSFNPAGGFGRLEWLGVSGGGGGSGDPLYQYTIGLITPATKIITLTLLLAPTLCLALRSPLMWVALPTLLWRFASSYPEPWGTGYHYSLVLMPIVFVAFIDALVRRHSSKESVRRYVAACAAISLLLLPQFALWRLFEPAMWRTDPRIAVAHRLMDQIPDGVTVQVSNELVPHLANRTSVSLYGWPESRPNPQWIMVDTLAPPYRLQVNGLQMRESSLDDVRGRGYRTVAEQAGFVLLWRQG from the coding sequence ATGCAAGCACTTCCCACCGCCACCCTCACGGGGCCGCCGGAGCACGCGGCCGCAGAGGGTGTCGCGGCAGGCGGGCCAGCCGATAACGATCGTTCCCGCGTCGTGTGGTGGATGTGGGTTCTGACCGGAGCGCTGTTCTCCACGTATCTGCTGCTGTCGCTGCGGCTCCACGAGCGCCTGCTCAGCAACAGCTTCGACCTGGCCATCTTCGAGCAGGTCGTGCGCTCCTACGCGGCGGGGCACCTGCCCGTCTCCGAGGTGAGGGGGCCCAACTTCCCTATTCTGGGTGACCACTTCTCGCCCATTCTTGCCCTCATCGCCCCTTTCTACTGGCTATGGGCGTCACCGAAGGTCCTGCTCGCAGTGCAAGCCGCATTGATCGCAGTGAGCGTTCTGCCGCTGACACTCTGGGCGCGCCGGGCGCTGGGCTCCGGGGCGGCCGCAGTCATCGGCATCTGCTACGGCGTCTCCTGGGGTATCGCCAGTGGGGTCGGCTTCGACTTCCACGAGGTGGCCTTCGCCGTGCCCCTCGTCGTGTGCTCGCTGACCGCCCTCGCGAACGACCGGCTGCGGCAGGCGGCGTACTGGGCCCTGCCGCTGCTGCTGGTGAAGGAAGACCTCGGGCTGACGGTGGCCGTGATCGGAGTCCTCATCGTACGGAGCGGCGATCGCAGGCTCGGCATCACCACCGCCGCGATCGGTCTGGGCGGAACCCTGCTGGAGGTGCTGGTGATCTTGCCGTCCTTCAACCCCGCGGGCGGCTTCGGCCGACTGGAATGGCTGGGGGTATCGGGTGGCGGCGGGGGATCGGGGGACCCGCTCTACCAGTACACGATCGGTCTCATCACCCCCGCGACCAAGATCATCACGCTCACCCTCCTGCTGGCGCCGACCCTGTGCCTGGCCTTGCGGTCCCCGCTGATGTGGGTCGCGCTGCCGACTCTGCTGTGGCGCTTCGCTTCGAGCTACCCCGAGCCGTGGGGCACCGGCTACCACTACTCGCTCGTGCTGATGCCGATCGTCTTCGTGGCCTTCATCGATGCTCTGGTCCGGCGGCACTCGAGCAAGGAAAGCGTGCGTCGGTACGTCGCGGCCTGTGCCGCGATCAGCCTGCTGCTGCTGCCGCAGTTTGCGCTGTGGCGGCTGTTCGAGCCGGCCATGTGGCGGACCGACCCTCGCATCGCTGTCGCCCACAGGCTGATGGACCAAATCCCTGACGGCGTGACGGTCCAGGTGTCCAACGAGCTGGTACCCCACCTCGCCAACCGTACGAGCGTCAGCCTCTACGGCTGGCCGGAAAGCCGCCCCAATCCGCAGTGGATCATGGTGGACACTCTGGCGCCACCGTATCGGCTGCAGGTCAATGGACTGCAGATGAGGGAGAGCAGCCTGGATGATGTCCGCGGCAGGGGCTACCGCACGGTCGCCGAGCAGGCCGGCTTCGTACTCCTCTGGCGCCAGGGGTAG
- a CDS encoding DUF4344 domain-containing metallopeptidase yields the protein MSRTAFAGALLVAGSAVASCGGDGNKTDANGKVTVVYQDNAIKPKDRQAVAVVRKSRVLEQVADWVNKSVALPHDLVVKVTGKVPPGVTDAVTQPDGRTIFMPPPFLTQIEGALSNVVKTVKRPALFPEARFNADDLTALSTQFIFGHEMGHALQRQLLLANLGLEEDAADGFASFYTVNEVGPDPSLAAAILFDEIARAEGKLTLEGLSSDHPVTQQRVFNFLCYLEGSDPKRFRGLVGAGYLPNTRAPLCPQAWAMLDFGWWTQLKKHFSGAFKDQGDKAQENARDQLIAETKAVEKELDKIRSGQ from the coding sequence ATGTCCAGGACTGCTTTCGCGGGGGCGCTGCTCGTCGCCGGCTCTGCAGTCGCCTCGTGCGGCGGCGACGGCAACAAGACTGACGCGAACGGCAAGGTCACGGTCGTCTACCAGGACAACGCGATCAAGCCGAAGGATCGGCAGGCCGTAGCGGTGGTCCGGAAGTCCCGCGTGCTCGAGCAGGTCGCCGACTGGGTGAACAAGTCGGTCGCCCTTCCACATGACCTGGTCGTGAAAGTCACCGGCAAGGTCCCACCGGGGGTTACGGATGCAGTCACCCAGCCCGACGGCAGGACGATCTTTATGCCCCCGCCGTTCCTGACCCAGATCGAAGGGGCCCTCAGCAACGTGGTCAAGACCGTCAAGCGTCCCGCCCTGTTCCCCGAGGCCAGGTTCAATGCCGACGATCTGACCGCGCTGTCGACCCAGTTCATCTTCGGTCACGAGATGGGCCATGCACTGCAGCGTCAGCTTCTGCTCGCGAATCTCGGCCTCGAGGAGGACGCCGCCGACGGGTTCGCGTCGTTCTACACCGTCAACGAGGTTGGACCGGATCCGTCGCTGGCAGCCGCAATCCTGTTCGACGAGATCGCCCGCGCGGAGGGCAAGCTGACGCTGGAGGGGCTCTCGAGCGATCACCCCGTCACCCAGCAACGGGTCTTCAACTTCCTTTGCTACCTCGAGGGGAGCGACCCGAAGAGGTTCCGCGGGCTGGTCGGTGCGGGTTACCTGCCGAATACCCGCGCCCCGTTGTGTCCGCAGGCATGGGCGATGCTGGACTTCGGCTGGTGGACCCAACTCAAGAAACATTTCAGCGGGGCATTCAAGGACCAGGGCGACAAGGCGCAGGAGAACGCACGCGACCAGCTGATCGCGGAGACGAAGGCCGTCGAGAAGGAGCTCGACAAGATCCGCAGCGGGCAATGA
- a CDS encoding peptidylprolyl isomerase: MARAATIALAVTASCSGLVWTAVSLTGQGADAKSPAAAPCSYTPTGGKKSVGIPAFDAKTAARPYEAKLATNMGTVTLEALTGNAPCATNSFSFLARKGYFDGSKCHRVTTQGIFVLECGDPAGEGKADPGYFFRDENLDGAKYSAGTVAMSKAVPGRNGSQFFITYADPAYHMQPAWTPFARVVDGLDVLKKIAENGTRDGSTDGAPKEAVIIESVRVR, from the coding sequence ATGGCCAGGGCGGCGACGATTGCACTCGCAGTCACCGCGTCCTGCTCAGGGCTGGTCTGGACAGCTGTCTCCCTGACGGGCCAGGGTGCCGACGCGAAGTCGCCGGCGGCGGCCCCATGTTCCTACACGCCAACCGGCGGCAAAAAGTCCGTGGGTATCCCCGCTTTCGACGCCAAAACGGCGGCCCGGCCGTACGAGGCCAAACTGGCCACCAACATGGGAACCGTCACCCTCGAGGCCCTGACCGGCAATGCGCCCTGCGCCACCAACTCGTTCTCCTTCCTTGCCAGGAAGGGGTACTTCGACGGCAGTAAGTGCCACCGCGTAACCACCCAAGGGATTTTCGTATTGGAATGCGGGGACCCCGCAGGAGAAGGCAAGGCTGATCCAGGGTACTTCTTCCGGGACGAGAATCTGGACGGAGCCAAATATTCGGCCGGCACCGTGGCGATGTCCAAGGCGGTTCCTGGCAGGAATGGCAGCCAGTTCTTCATCACCTACGCCGATCCCGCATACCACATGCAGCCCGCTTGGACTCCGTTCGCGAGAGTCGTCGATGGGTTGGACGTATTGAAGAAAATCGCCGAGAACGGGACGCGGGACGGATCCACCGATGGCGCGCCCAAGGAGGCCGTCATCATTGAGTCGGTCAGGGTGCGGTAG
- the lysA gene encoding diaminopimelate decarboxylase — MSRSAHPAGPRHADVLPEGHYTAPPTDLNVLDEKVWARTVTRNEDGAVSVGGIEVTRLAEEFGTPAYFLDEDDFRARCRAWSDAFGKDADVFYAGKAFLSRAVVRWLKEEGLNLDVCSGGELTTALDAGMPAERIAFHGNNKSEEEIERAVRVGVGRIVLDSFQEIVRVAHIAQRQGKRQRVQIRVTVGVEAHTHEFIATAHEDQKFGIALAGGQAAEAVRRALRLDGLELIGIHSHIGSQIFDMAGFEVSARRVVQLLAEVRDEHGIELPEIDLGGGLGIAYTSDDDPREPHDIAKALSEIVTRECEAANLRTPRISVEPGRAIVGPTAFTLYEVGTIKPLEGLRTYVSVDGGMSDNIRTALYDAEYSVALVSRTSDAEPMLTRVVGKHCESGDIVVKDAFLPADLAPGDLIAVPATGAYCRSMASNYNHALRPPVVAVKDGEARVIVRRETEEDLLRLDVG; from the coding sequence ATGAGCCGTTCCGCACACCCCGCCGGGCCCCGCCACGCAGATGTCCTCCCCGAGGGCCACTACACCGCCCCGCCGACCGACCTCAACGTCCTCGACGAGAAGGTCTGGGCCAGGACGGTCACCCGGAACGAGGACGGCGCCGTCTCCGTCGGCGGGATCGAAGTGACGCGGCTGGCCGAGGAGTTCGGCACCCCCGCCTACTTCCTCGACGAGGACGACTTCCGGGCCCGCTGCCGCGCCTGGTCCGACGCCTTCGGCAAGGACGCGGATGTGTTCTACGCGGGCAAGGCGTTCCTGTCCCGGGCCGTTGTCAGGTGGCTCAAGGAGGAAGGCCTCAATCTCGACGTCTGCTCCGGGGGCGAGCTCACCACCGCCCTCGACGCCGGGATGCCCGCCGAGCGCATCGCCTTCCACGGCAACAACAAGTCCGAGGAAGAGATCGAACGAGCCGTACGCGTCGGCGTCGGGCGCATCGTTCTCGACTCCTTCCAGGAGATCGTGCGCGTAGCGCACATCGCCCAGCGTCAGGGCAAGCGCCAGCGCGTCCAGATCCGTGTCACCGTCGGCGTCGAGGCGCACACGCACGAGTTCATCGCCACCGCCCACGAGGACCAGAAGTTCGGGATCGCGCTCGCCGGCGGGCAGGCAGCCGAGGCCGTACGACGCGCCCTCAGGCTCGACGGACTCGAGCTGATCGGTATTCACTCGCACATCGGCTCGCAGATCTTCGACATGGCCGGTTTCGAGGTGTCCGCGCGCCGCGTCGTGCAGCTGCTCGCCGAAGTACGGGACGAGCACGGCATCGAGCTGCCCGAGATCGACCTCGGCGGCGGTCTCGGCATCGCGTACACCTCCGACGACGACCCGCGCGAGCCGCACGACATCGCCAAGGCCCTCAGCGAGATCGTCACCCGTGAGTGTGAGGCCGCGAACCTGCGGACGCCCCGGATCTCCGTCGAGCCGGGCCGCGCCATCGTCGGGCCCACCGCCTTCACCCTGTACGAGGTCGGCACCATCAAGCCGCTCGAGGGACTGCGTACGTACGTCTCCGTCGACGGCGGCATGTCGGACAACATCCGTACGGCCCTCTACGACGCCGAGTACAGCGTCGCGCTCGTGTCGAGGACCTCCGACGCGGAGCCGATGCTCACCCGCGTCGTCGGCAAGCACTGCGAGAGCGGCGACATTGTCGTCAAGGACGCCTTCCTCCCGGCCGACCTCGCGCCCGGCGATCTGATCGCCGTGCCCGCCACCGGCGCGTACTGCCGCTCCATGGCCAGCAACTACAACCACGCACTCCGCCCGCCCGTCGTCGCCGTCAAGGACGGCGAGGCGCGCGTGATCGTCCGGCGTGAGACGGAGGAAGATCTCCTGCGTCTCGATGTCGGTTAG
- a CDS encoding TetR/AcrR family transcriptional regulator has protein sequence MDMARAEQAEQPRGPGRKRLSARDWADAALAAIGERGLAAVAVEPLAARLGTTKGSFYWHFTNREALIEAALSRWEEICTEEIITAMECEPDPEKRLRTLFAQATASAAEDPLEVSLLATADHPQVAVVLRRVTERRVGYVARLFEELGFPPDQARQRGLLAYTSYLGHTQLSHAVPRALPVGAERGDYLESMMDTLLRRA, from the coding sequence ATGGACATGGCACGAGCAGAGCAGGCAGAGCAGCCAAGGGGACCGGGACGCAAGAGACTCTCGGCGCGCGACTGGGCCGACGCGGCGCTCGCCGCCATCGGTGAGCGCGGGCTCGCGGCTGTCGCGGTGGAGCCGCTGGCCGCCCGGCTCGGGACGACCAAGGGCAGCTTCTACTGGCACTTCACCAACCGGGAAGCGCTGATCGAGGCCGCGCTCAGCCGGTGGGAGGAGATCTGCACCGAGGAGATCATCACCGCCATGGAGTGCGAGCCGGACCCCGAGAAGCGGCTGCGTACCCTCTTCGCCCAGGCGACCGCCTCGGCCGCCGAGGATCCGCTCGAGGTCTCCCTGCTCGCCACCGCCGACCATCCCCAAGTCGCGGTCGTGCTGCGACGGGTGACGGAACGTCGGGTCGGCTATGTGGCGCGCCTCTTCGAGGAACTGGGCTTCCCGCCGGACCAGGCGCGGCAGCGCGGACTGCTCGCGTACACCAGCTATCTCGGGCACACCCAGCTGAGCCACGCCGTACCGCGGGCCCTCCCCGTCGGGGCCGAGCGCGGCGACTATCTGGAGTCCATGATGGACACCCTGCTGCGCCGCGCATAG
- a CDS encoding glycosyltransferase family 2 protein has product MTAELELVGEPYEICYVDDGSGDGTAERLRELAATAPQVRYTSFSRNFGKEAALLAGMYMSRGAVVVLMDADLQHPPELMHRMLELYRRGYDQVVARRDRAGEGVVRTAVSRAYYRLVRHFMDVEVVDGAGDFRLLSRRAVDAVLSLPESKRFSKGLFSWVGFDTVNFTYRNVRRAAGRSKWGGRRLIDYGIDGLLSFNSRPLRLAIHTGMWLFLSALVYAFWIVINAAVNGVDTPGYATLITTIVALSGIQLAVIGIIGEYVGRIYHEAKRRPHYVVRETNESAPPRPTRILPVAGAAAQSKP; this is encoded by the coding sequence TTGACCGCTGAGCTCGAGCTGGTCGGTGAGCCCTATGAGATCTGCTACGTCGACGACGGCAGCGGCGACGGCACGGCAGAGCGGCTGAGGGAATTGGCGGCCACCGCGCCGCAGGTGCGTTACACCTCCTTCAGCCGGAACTTCGGCAAAGAGGCCGCGCTGCTCGCCGGCATGTACATGTCCCGGGGCGCCGTGGTCGTCCTCATGGACGCCGATCTGCAGCACCCCCCAGAGCTCATGCACCGCATGCTGGAGCTGTACCGGCGTGGCTACGACCAGGTGGTCGCACGCCGCGACCGCGCCGGGGAAGGCGTCGTGCGGACCGCGGTCAGTCGGGCGTACTACCGCCTCGTGCGCCACTTCATGGACGTCGAGGTCGTGGACGGCGCGGGCGACTTCCGCCTGCTGTCGCGGCGCGCCGTGGACGCCGTCCTGTCGCTCCCGGAGAGCAAGCGCTTCTCGAAGGGGCTCTTCTCATGGGTCGGCTTCGACACGGTCAATTTCACCTACCGCAATGTGCGCCGGGCGGCCGGGCGGTCCAAGTGGGGTGGCCGACGGCTCATCGACTACGGCATCGACGGTCTGCTCTCCTTCAACAGCCGTCCGCTGCGGCTCGCGATCCACACCGGTATGTGGCTGTTCCTCTCCGCCCTTGTCTACGCGTTCTGGATCGTCATCAACGCGGCGGTGAACGGTGTCGACACGCCCGGATACGCGACACTCATTACCACCATCGTCGCGCTCAGCGGCATCCAGCTCGCCGTAATCGGCATCATCGGCGAGTACGTGGGCCGCATCTACCACGAGGCCAAGCGCCGCCCGCACTACGTAGTGCGCGAGACAAACGAGTCGGCCCCCCCGCGACCCACCCGCATCCTCCCCGTCGCCGGCGCAGCAGCACAGAGCAAGCCATGA
- the nrtL gene encoding ArgS-related anticodon-binding protein NrtL — protein MTPAELSRTVLHAVCRAVEDGALRAPVPESVSVERPRPGGCGDYATNVALRLAGPAGQRPRAVAELLGRRIAEVPGIAGIEITGPGFLNITLDAGAQQALVREVLERGSKYGWIAPTGAIAQPGYRADVRAAVTADALRRILVSQGTLVRTSCEGVADPAWAELRVRVEAQGGRRYLPADVTPVPAEEGARELLQRLGPDATRWALLRPAGHDHPSAGEELLTQHESNPLFKIQYACSRSRALTRNAAQLHFDSAPETHVDAAVLTTAVGDYPAVLAGAARHRAPDRLARHLESTADSLLAFQHTVLPIGDEKPLAAHRSRLALAEAAGTVLAGGLSLLGISAPEYL, from the coding sequence GTGACCCCCGCCGAGCTCTCCCGAACCGTGCTGCACGCCGTGTGCCGCGCGGTGGAGGACGGTGCGCTGCGGGCGCCCGTGCCCGAGAGTGTCAGCGTCGAGCGGCCGCGGCCCGGTGGCTGCGGGGACTACGCCACCAATGTCGCGCTGCGGCTGGCCGGGCCGGCCGGGCAGCGGCCCCGTGCGGTCGCCGAACTGCTGGGGCGCCGGATCGCCGAGGTCCCCGGGATCGCCGGGATCGAGATCACCGGGCCCGGTTTCCTCAACATCACCCTGGACGCGGGCGCGCAGCAGGCGCTTGTACGGGAGGTGCTGGAGCGGGGGAGCAAGTACGGGTGGATCGCGCCGACCGGGGCGATCGCGCAACCCGGCTACCGCGCCGACGTGCGCGCCGCCGTCACCGCCGATGCCCTGCGCCGGATCCTGGTGTCGCAGGGCACCCTCGTCCGTACCAGCTGCGAAGGGGTGGCCGACCCGGCCTGGGCCGAGCTGCGGGTACGCGTCGAGGCGCAGGGGGGACGCCGCTATCTGCCCGCTGATGTGACCCCCGTGCCCGCGGAGGAGGGCGCCCGTGAACTCCTTCAGCGGCTCGGGCCCGATGCCACGCGCTGGGCGCTGCTGCGACCCGCCGGGCACGATCACCCCTCGGCCGGGGAGGAGCTGTTGACGCAGCACGAGAGCAACCCGCTGTTCAAGATCCAGTACGCTTGCTCCCGCAGCCGCGCCCTCACCCGTAACGCCGCACAGCTCCACTTCGACAGTGCCCCCGAGACACACGTCGACGCCGCCGTCCTCACCACCGCCGTCGGCGACTACCCCGCCGTCCTCGCCGGCGCCGCCCGCCACCGCGCCCCCGACCGGCTCGCCCGGCATCTGGAGAGCACGGCCGACTCCCTCCTCGCCTTCCAGCACACGGTGCTGCCCATCGGCGACGAAAAACCCCTGGCCGCCCACCGTTCCCGGCTCGCGCTCGCCGAAGCTGCCGGGACGGTGCTCGCCGGTGGCCTGTCCCTGCTCGGCATCAGCGCACCCGAATACTTGTGA